Genomic window (Deltaproteobacteria bacterium):
AACGTTTCAAGCGCCATGTTGCTCATGACGGTGGCCACCAGGGTTTTATGGGCCAACACCCCCTTGTCCAACATCTCGGCCGCGCACACGGCCATGAGTTGGTCACCATCCAAGACTTCGCCATGCTCGTCCACGACAATCAAGCGATCGGCGTCCCCATCCAGGGCCAAGCCGATGTCAGCGCCCACTTCCCTGACCTTGGCAGCCACAACTTCCGGATACAACGAGCCACAATTCTTGTTGATATTGAGACCGTCCGGTTCATCCCCCACGGTTATCACCGTGGCCCCAAGTTCCTCGAAAATAAGCGGTGCCACGCGATAAGCCGCGCCATTGGCGCAATCAAGGACGATTTTCAAACCATCAAGGGTCATGCCTGAAGGAAAGCTATGCTTGAGTTCGACGATATAGCGCCCCGGACTGTCCTGAATCTTGCGGGCACGGCCGACCTGTTCATGGGCGGGATGATCCCAATCAAAACCCGGCGTGCTGATCATGGCCGCGATTTCATCCTCGACATGGTCGGCCAGCTTGAACCCATTTTTATCGAAAAACTTGATACCGTTGTCCATGAACGGATTGTGCGACGCCGAAATGACCACTCCGAGATCGGCACGCATGTTTCGCGTCAAAAAGCTGATGGCCGGGGTCGGCAGGGGACCGACCAAAAACACGTCCATGCCCGCCGCGCAAAACCCGGACGTCAGGGCAGATTCAAAAACATAACCCGAAAGCCGGGTGTCCTTGCCAATGACCACCCGGTGGCGCTTGGCGCCATTTCTGAAATATTGTCCAGCCGCCAATCCCAGCCGCAAAGCCACTTCCGGTTGCATTGGGTAGACATTGACCCGCCCTCGCAGGCCATCCGTACCAAAAAGTCGTCCCATCCATCCTCCGATCTACGGTATGACAATTTCACTTCGCTGCACGAAAATCTGAATTTCCTCGGGCCTGAGCTCAAGCACGCGCACATCCTCGGGGAATTTCGGCCTCGGCCGGACCATGTCCTGGCCAGGCAGGGGGTTGGCCCCGGGGTCCAAAATCATGCGCAAACTGTCCCGCCAGTCCTTGTCCTTGAAAAGGCGCACGGGCATCTCCAACCGTGCTCTCACGAACTTGGGTTCGAAAGTATAGCTGAATCCCGGATATTCAACAGGTTCGACATTCATTTTGACCCAAAGTTCCTGGGTGATCAGCCCGAAATGGAGCTCATAGCCCACCGAGGAAACGTTGGTGCGCACATCCCTGGGCAGCAGCAATTTCGCGCGGCCAGCCGCGACCCGGGCGCCATCGGCAGGAACCTGTATGCGCACGGTGGGGATCTTGTCCACTGCTTCCAGGGCGCTGGCAAAACCCGTTATCGTGATCTGATCCGGAATCACGGTGGCATTCCGGACCCGCATGTCCTCTCCGGGCATGCCGCTCCAGTCCAGACTGACCGGAACTTTTTTCGATACCGTCACCTCGGCGATCAACTCAAGGCGGGTCGGACTGATTTCCACCACCTCCACCGCCGAAGTCACGGTCATGCTTTCAGGGACCAGGGGGATCACATTGGTCCCCGGCTGAATCTTGCCCAGATCAAGTTTATACGCCAAGCGAGCGGCGTTCAAGGACCGGACCTGATTGCTCGTGCCACGGATGCGCACCTGAATTTTGTTGACCAAGCCAGACGTAATTTCAACCTGTTGCGGCAGATTGACGAATTCCAAAGGGACTTCAAGCCAGGTCTCGACCTTTTCCTGACCAGAAACCATGTACCAGCACACCAAAGCCAAAAGCAGGGCCAACACCCTGTATTGCCAATTATTCCACATCATTTTCTCAGCGCGGCGGTAAGAACTTTTTTGAGACGAACTTCGTTCAGGCTGCTGGTCATGCGACCTCCCACGGCCAAGGAAATACTTCCCCGTTCCTCGGAAACAACCAAGGCCACGGCATCGGTTTCTTCCGTGACGCCCAAGGCCGCGCGGTGCCGGGTTCCCAGAGACGCCTCGTGTTTGAGCCCCACCGCCAGCGGCAAAATACAGGCTGCGGCGTCGATTCGGTTGTCGCGGATGATCACCGCGCCGTCATGTAACGGAGTGTCCGGATGAAAGATGGTCAAAAGTAGATCCTTGCTGAAGGCCGCCCGCAGCTCGATCCCCCCGGAAACCACGTCCGCGAGGGGAATGTTGCGTTCGATGATGATCAGCGCACCAGTTTTGTTCTTGGCCATCTGCACCAAGGACAAAACCAATTCATCCAGCACGCCGGACTGGACCGACTCCTTCTTGAAAATCGTGGTCGCGCCCATGACCGCCAGGGCTTTCCGGATATCCCGCCGGAACAAAATGATGACCACCAGAAAAATCGACCCCAGAAAATTTCCGAGCAACCAATTGAGCGTGTAGAGTCCAAGCTGTCCGGCCGCGAAATACGCGATAATGATCAAAAGCAACCCGTAGATGACGGAAACGGCGCGAGTGCCCTTGATGAGCAGGATGATGCGGAAAAAAATATACCCCACGAGGAGCACATCCACAATGTCCCGCCACGTGATCTGCAAATGGCCCAACGTAAAATTCAGCACCCCGGCTCTCCCTGTCCTGTCATCAAGGTCCTCGCCACGACCAAGGCATCGCGCGTCTCACGCACCTCGTGCACTCGGTGGATACGTATCCCCTGGGCATACAGCGTCACGGTCGCAGCCAGCGTGGCCGCATTGCGCTCCCGACCTTCCCGGCCGAGCAGCCCTCTCCACAAGGATTTGTTGGAAAGGCCCATGTACACTGGCCGCCCAAATTTCTGAAAAACGGTGATATTGCGCAAAATTTCCAGATTATGTTCCAAGGTCTTGCCAAAACCGATACCAGGATCAAGCACGATACGCTCCTCGCCCAGCCCGGCCTGGACCAAACGAGTCATCCGGATCTCGAAAAATCGCTGAATTTCGTCAACCACGTTGCCATATTTGGGCTCGACCTGCATGGTGCGGGGTGAACCCTGGTTGTGCATAAGCACATAGCCAGGCTGAAAATCCAGCACCACGCCGAGCAAATCCGGGTCGGCATCCAACGCCGAAACATCGTTGACGACAAGGGCTCCCGCTTCAAGGCAGGCCTTGGCCGCCAGGGCCTTGGTCGTATCCACCGACACGACCGCATCCGGTCTGACAGCCAGAGTTCCCCGTACCACGGGCAACACGCGGGCTATTTCCTCCTCGACCGAAACCGGAGCGGCAAACGGCCTGGTACTTTCTCCGCCCACGTCGATCATGTCCGCGCCCTGCTCCAGCAAACGCAACCCTGCGGCCACTGCGTCCTCGGCCCGAGCCGAGAGACCGCCATCATAAAAGGAATCGGGCGTGACATTCACGATGCCCACAACAAAAAAGGGGGCCGGACCCAAGGTCCTCCCCCTGCACAATCCCCAGGAGACCAATTCACCTCGCTCCTGGAACATAACCTACCTTCCTTCCCGGTCGCCGCCGTTTTCCTCGTCGAGGACGAAGCCTTCGCCGGGGTTGTCGTCGGCCGGGGCATCCACGGCCGGCGCGGACTGCTTCCGGGCGCCGTTGCCCTGGCTTGGCCCCAAGTCCTCGCCATTGATGAGCCTGCCCACCTCATCTCCGGTCAGGGTCTCGCGATCGATAAGGGCCAGGGACACGGAATGCAGAAGATGAATATTGTCCTGCAAAATTGTCTTGGCCCGACCATAGGCATCACTCAGAATCCGCTTTACCTCCAAGTCGATGAGCTTGGCGGTTTCATCGCTGTAATCCTTGATATGCGCCATGTCCCGACCCAAAAAGACCTCGTCGTCCTTTTTGCCCAGGGCCATGGGCCCGAATTCGTCGCTCATGCCCCATTCACAGACCATGCGCTTGGCCATGGCCGTGGCCCGTTCGATATCGTTGCCAGCGCCGGTGGTGATGGAGTTGAAGACAATTTCCTCGGCGGCCCGGCCACCAAAGAGCACTGCCAGATTATTCTCCAGATAGGTCTTGGAATAGGTGTGCCGGTCATCCACGGGCAATTGCATGGTCACGCCCAAGGCGCGACCGCGGGGAATGATGGACACCTTGTGGATGGGGTCGGTGCCTGGAAGAAACTTGGCGACCAAGGTGTGCCCGGCCTCGTGGTAGGCGGTGGTCTTCTTTTCCTCGTCGCTCAGAATCATGGACCGGCGCTCCTTGCCCATCATGACCTTGTCCTTGGCCTCCTCGAAGTCCTGCATGGTCACTTTTTCCTGGTTCAGCTTGGCTGCGTGCAGGGCCGCCTCGTTGACCAAATTCTCCAAATCCGCGCCCGAAAATCCAGGCGTGCCACGGGCCAGGATCTCCAAATCCACCTCGCCCGACAGCGGCGTCTTGCGGGTATGCACTTCAAGAATGCGCTTGCGTCCCTTCAAATCCGGATTGGGGACCACAACCTGCCGATCAAATCGTCCAGGCCGCAGCAGGGCTGGATCAAGCACATCGGGCCGGTTAGTGGCCGCGATGAGGATAACGCCCTCGTTGGATTCAAAACCGTCCATCTCCACGAGCATGGCGTTCAGGGTCTGCTCGCGTTCGTCGTGGCCACCGCCCAAGCCAGCTCCGCGCTGGCGCCCAACGGCGTCGATCTCGTCGATAAAAATCAGGCACGGCGCGTTCTTCTTGCCTTGAATGAACAAATCGCGGACCCGGGCCGCGCCCACGCCCACGAACATCTCCACGAAGTCGGAGCCGGAAATGGAAAAAAAAGGAACGCCCGCTTCACCGGCCACGGCCCGGGCCAGCAAGGTCTTGCCCGTGCCCGGAGAGCCCACCAGCAGCACGCCTTTGGGGATACGGCCGCCAAGACGCGTGAATTTCTTGGGGTTACTGAGAAAATCGACTATCTCCTGGAGTTCCTCCTTGGCTTCGTCGACGC
Coding sequences:
- a CDS encoding phosphoglucosamine mutase, whose amino-acid sequence is MGRLFGTDGLRGRVNVYPMQPEVALRLGLAAGQYFRNGAKRHRVVIGKDTRLSGYVFESALTSGFCAAGMDVFLVGPLPTPAISFLTRNMRADLGVVISASHNPFMDNGIKFFDKNGFKLADHVEDEIAAMISTPGFDWDHPAHEQVGRARKIQDSPGRYIVELKHSFPSGMTLDGLKIVLDCANGAAYRVAPLIFEELGATVITVGDEPDGLNINKNCGSLYPEVVAAKVREVGADIGLALDGDADRLIVVDEHGEVLDGDQLMAVCAAEMLDKGVLAHKTLVATVMSNMALETFMTERGGRLLRTKVGDRYVVEEMRRGGYLFGGEQSGHLVFMEHSTTGDGILAALQLLSIMVGRQRPISEIAGLLTPYPQKLVNVRVKQKKPFDEVASIRQAVNDAEARLGRTGRVLLRYSGTEALARIMVEAQDQTLVDCLCDELVQAVETGLA
- a CDS encoding TIGR00159 family protein, encoding MLNFTLGHLQITWRDIVDVLLVGYIFFRIILLIKGTRAVSVIYGLLLIIIAYFAAGQLGLYTLNWLLGNFLGSIFLVVIILFRRDIRKALAVMGATTIFKKESVQSGVLDELVLSLVQMAKNKTGALIIIERNIPLADVVSGGIELRAAFSKDLLLTIFHPDTPLHDGAVIIRDNRIDAAACILPLAVGLKHEASLGTRHRAALGVTEETDAVALVVSEERGSISLAVGGRMTSSLNEVRLKKVLTAALRK
- the folP gene encoding dihydropteroate synthase; translation: MFQERGELVSWGLCRGRTLGPAPFFVVGIVNVTPDSFYDGGLSARAEDAVAAGLRLLEQGADMIDVGGESTRPFAAPVSVEEEIARVLPVVRGTLAVRPDAVVSVDTTKALAAKACLEAGALVVNDVSALDADPDLLGVVLDFQPGYVLMHNQGSPRTMQVEPKYGNVVDEIQRFFEIRMTRLVQAGLGEERIVLDPGIGFGKTLEHNLEILRNITVFQKFGRPVYMGLSNKSLWRGLLGREGRERNAATLAATVTLYAQGIRIHRVHEVRETRDALVVARTLMTGQGEPGC
- a CDS encoding ATP-dependent metallopeptidase FtsH/Yme1/Tma family protein, producing the protein MNSFSKNLVLWAAICMVMIVLFNVFNQQPTTANDLNYTEFLSKVRQNEVVSVKIQGSRISGVLVNDQRFSSYAPDDPTLVDTLVKNNVQVKAEPQEEAPWYMTVLISWFPMLLLIGVWIFFMRQMQGGGGKAMSFGRSRAKMISQEETKVTFADVAGVDEAKEELQEIVDFLSNPKKFTRLGGRIPKGVLLVGSPGTGKTLLARAVAGEAGVPFFSISGSDFVEMFVGVGAARVRDLFIQGKKNAPCLIFIDEIDAVGRQRGAGLGGGHDEREQTLNAMLVEMDGFESNEGVILIAATNRPDVLDPALLRPGRFDRQVVVPNPDLKGRKRILEVHTRKTPLSGEVDLEILARGTPGFSGADLENLVNEAALHAAKLNQEKVTMQDFEEAKDKVMMGKERRSMILSDEEKKTTAYHEAGHTLVAKFLPGTDPIHKVSIIPRGRALGVTMQLPVDDRHTYSKTYLENNLAVLFGGRAAEEIVFNSITTGAGNDIERATAMAKRMVCEWGMSDEFGPMALGKKDDEVFLGRDMAHIKDYSDETAKLIDLEVKRILSDAYGRAKTILQDNIHLLHSVSLALIDRETLTGDEVGRLINGEDLGPSQGNGARKQSAPAVDAPADDNPGEGFVLDEENGGDREGR